From a region of the Fischerella sp. JS2 genome:
- a CDS encoding aldo/keto reductase, producing MRYRRFGKTELRLSVFSLGTMRYLASPDNVWQTIQTAIALGINHIETARGYGKSEEYLGQAIALGLPIPRSQLYITTKIPPTVDADTMRRCINESLEILQLDYLDCLGIHGLNTWEQLDWVKAKGGCMQAVQEAVTDGRVRHVGFSTHGSLDVILAAINTDFFEFVNLHYYYFFQRHAPAIELAATKDMGIFIISPADKGGRLYTPPPTLVNLCYPFSALELNYRFLLSDPRITTLSVGPATPKELTHLLGVADCDGQLTSEEITVFESLEKHKNLVLGTDECSQCYKCLPCPENINIPEVLRLRNLAVAYDMTDYGQYRYGMFENAGHWFAGMKANRCTECGECLPKCPQNLDIPALLKDTHQRLKGKSGRRLWE from the coding sequence ATGCGATACCGACGCTTTGGAAAAACCGAACTGCGCCTTTCGGTCTTTTCCTTGGGAACAATGCGCTATTTAGCTTCACCGGACAATGTATGGCAAACAATTCAGACAGCTATAGCGTTGGGAATTAATCATATAGAAACTGCAAGAGGTTACGGCAAAAGTGAGGAGTATCTTGGTCAGGCGATCGCCTTGGGGTTGCCGATACCCCGTTCGCAGCTTTACATTACAACTAAAATCCCTCCCACAGTAGATGCAGACACAATGCGTCGGTGCATCAATGAATCTCTAGAAATATTGCAGCTAGACTATCTAGATTGCTTAGGGATTCACGGTTTAAACACTTGGGAACAACTTGATTGGGTCAAGGCTAAAGGTGGCTGTATGCAAGCTGTTCAAGAAGCTGTTACTGATGGCCGGGTTCGACACGTTGGATTTTCTACCCACGGTTCCTTAGATGTGATTTTGGCAGCAATTAATACAGATTTTTTTGAATTTGTCAATCTGCACTACTACTATTTTTTCCAGCGTCATGCCCCAGCTATTGAACTAGCTGCAACCAAGGACATGGGCATATTTATTATTTCTCCTGCCGATAAGGGTGGACGTTTGTACACTCCACCCCCAACCTTAGTTAATTTGTGTTATCCCTTCTCAGCTTTAGAGTTGAACTATCGATTTCTACTGAGTGACCCCCGTATTACTACCTTGAGTGTGGGACCAGCAACACCTAAAGAATTAACTCATCTATTGGGGGTAGCTGACTGTGATGGACAATTAACCTCAGAAGAAATTACAGTTTTTGAAAGTTTAGAAAAACACAAAAATTTGGTTTTAGGTACTGATGAATGCAGTCAGTGTTATAAGTGCTTACCCTGCCCAGAAAATATCAACATTCCAGAAGTGCTGCGGCTAAGAAATTTAGCAGTAGCCTATGACATGACCGATTATGGACAATATCGTTACGGCATGTTTGAAAACGCCGGTCACTGGTTTGCTGGGATGAAAGCAAATCGCTGTACAGAATGCGGTGAGTGCTTGCCCAAGTGTCCACAAAACTTAGACATCCCCGCTTTATTGAAAGATACTCATCAAAGGTTAAAAGGGAAAAGTGGTAGGCGATTATGGGAATAG
- a CDS encoding geranylgeranyl reductase family protein translates to MYDCIIVGAGPAGGTAAYHLAKQGRSVLILEKESLPRYKPCGGGVSPAIAEWFDFDFSPAISIKADTIRCTWKTGDPVEAKLETPEPVWMVRRDVFDHFLVQQAQKQGAELKDNTEVTGIEFKSDHWQVNTANGQVMARYLIAADGAKGSMAKWLGFKERKRRLAAALEAEAPAKVENGNIAHFEFGMVKNGYLWNFPKADGYSIGVGTFIGGEPQDFKKILDEYGNSFGLDIKTCQQYGHAICLWNGEQKLHTENAVLAGEAACVVDPFTAEGIRPSILSGLKASEAINKALSGDINALEQYSDIINAEWGSDMAWAQKLAGLFYRFPGVGYKVGVKRPSAPQIMGKILCGELRYGDVAGRAIRRLTPFGG, encoded by the coding sequence ATGTACGACTGCATTATTGTCGGCGCTGGCCCAGCTGGTGGAACAGCTGCATATCACTTAGCAAAGCAGGGTCGGTCTGTGTTAATCCTGGAAAAAGAATCTCTGCCAAGATACAAACCTTGTGGTGGGGGTGTATCACCTGCGATCGCTGAGTGGTTTGACTTTGATTTTAGTCCAGCAATTTCCATCAAAGCAGATACCATCCGCTGTACTTGGAAAACAGGCGATCCAGTAGAAGCGAAGCTAGAAACTCCCGAACCAGTATGGATGGTACGACGTGATGTTTTCGACCATTTTCTAGTGCAACAAGCCCAAAAGCAGGGGGCCGAACTCAAAGACAATACAGAAGTTACTGGCATTGAGTTTAAAAGTGACCATTGGCAAGTCAATACAGCTAATGGTCAGGTGATGGCTAGATATTTAATTGCTGCTGACGGTGCAAAAGGATCGATGGCAAAATGGCTAGGTTTTAAAGAACGCAAACGCCGCCTAGCAGCAGCCTTAGAAGCAGAAGCACCAGCCAAAGTAGAAAATGGTAATATTGCCCATTTTGAATTTGGCATGGTGAAAAATGGCTATCTCTGGAATTTTCCCAAAGCAGACGGTTACTCTATTGGTGTTGGTACGTTTATCGGTGGCGAACCGCAGGACTTCAAGAAAATTTTGGATGAGTATGGTAACTCGTTTGGTTTGGACATAAAAACCTGCCAGCAATATGGTCATGCTATTTGCCTGTGGAATGGCGAACAAAAACTGCATACTGAAAATGCAGTTTTGGCAGGAGAAGCAGCTTGTGTGGTAGATCCTTTTACCGCCGAAGGTATTCGTCCCTCAATATTGAGTGGTTTAAAAGCATCAGAGGCTATCAACAAAGCCCTCTCTGGTGACATCAATGCCTTGGAACAATACTCCGATATCATTAATGCTGAATGGGGCAGCGATATGGCTTGGGCGCAAAAATTAGCCGGGCTATTTTATCGTTTTCCTGGTGTTGGCTACAAAGTTGGCGTCAAGCGCCCCTCTGCACCCCAAATTATGGGTAAAATCCTCTGTGGAGAACTGCGTTACGGTGATGTCGCAGGTCGGGCAATTAGGCGCTTAACTCCGTTTGGGGGCTAG
- the frr gene encoding ribosome recycling factor: MKLAEAESTMQKTVEATQRAFNTIRTGRANASLLDKVSVDYYGASTPLKSLANISTPDATTILIQPYDRSSLNLIEKAISMSDVGLTPNNDGSVIRLNIPPLTSDRRKELVKIAAKYAEEGRVGIRNIRRDALETIRKMEKNSEISEDEARDQQDKLQKLTDKYTARINELLAEKEKDITTV; this comes from the coding sequence GTGAAATTAGCTGAAGCTGAGAGTACGATGCAAAAAACTGTTGAGGCGACTCAACGAGCTTTTAACACGATTCGCACTGGTCGCGCCAATGCCAGTTTGTTAGACAAAGTGAGTGTGGATTATTACGGTGCATCTACACCTTTGAAGTCACTTGCTAACATCAGCACACCAGATGCTACGACGATCTTGATTCAGCCTTACGATCGCAGTTCCCTAAATTTGATCGAAAAGGCTATTTCGATGTCAGATGTGGGTTTAACCCCCAATAATGACGGTTCTGTCATTCGACTGAATATTCCACCACTGACAAGCGATCGCCGTAAAGAATTGGTAAAAATCGCTGCTAAATATGCCGAAGAAGGGCGTGTTGGCATTCGTAACATCCGCCGGGATGCCCTAGAGACCATTCGCAAAATGGAAAAAAACTCTGAGATATCCGAAGATGAAGCACGCGATCAGCAAGACAAATTACAAAAACTGACGGATAAATACACTGCCAGAATCAATGAACTATTGGCAGAAAAAGAAAAAGACATCACAACTGTCTAA
- the pyrH gene encoding UMP kinase encodes MGTNYRRVLLKLSGEALMGNMGYGIDPEVVKEIAQEVAEVVATGVQIAIVVGGGNIFRGVKAASAGMDRATADYIGMIATVMNAMTLQDSLERIGVQTRVQTAIAMQELAEPYIRRRAIRHLEKGRVVIFGAGSGNPFFTTDTTAALRAAEIEAEVIFKATKVDGVYDADPHIYPDAKRYKSLTFGHVLAKDLRVMDSTAIALCKENNIPILVFDLGVRGNIHRAIMGESIGTLVGGSCEIS; translated from the coding sequence ATGGGAACAAATTACCGACGGGTTTTACTTAAACTAAGCGGTGAAGCCTTAATGGGCAACATGGGCTACGGAATTGACCCAGAAGTGGTCAAAGAGATAGCCCAAGAGGTAGCAGAGGTAGTAGCCACTGGTGTTCAAATCGCCATCGTCGTTGGCGGGGGTAATATATTTCGTGGTGTCAAAGCGGCATCGGCGGGGATGGACAGGGCAACCGCTGACTACATAGGTATGATTGCCACGGTAATGAATGCCATGACGCTGCAAGACTCGCTGGAACGAATAGGGGTACAGACGCGAGTACAAACCGCGATCGCTATGCAGGAACTTGCTGAACCATATATCCGTCGTCGGGCCATCCGTCACCTAGAAAAAGGGCGGGTGGTCATTTTTGGTGCAGGTTCTGGCAATCCCTTTTTTACAACTGATACCACCGCAGCTTTAAGAGCTGCCGAAATAGAAGCCGAAGTCATCTTTAAAGCCACTAAGGTAGACGGAGTGTACGACGCCGATCCGCATATTTATCCTGATGCCAAACGTTACAAAAGTCTTACATTTGGACACGTTTTGGCAAAAGATTTGCGGGTAATGGACAGTACCGCGATAGCCTTATGTAAAGAAAATAATATCCCAATTCTTGTTTTTGACTTAGGCGTACGGGGTAACATCCACCGCGCAATCATGGGAGAATCTATCGGCACCCTTGTGGGAGGTTCTTGTGAAATTAGCTGA
- a CDS encoding thioredoxin family protein, translating into MNKLETINTPVGSYAPDFELPGIDEQVHHLSRYLKKFHAVGVISMSNYCPYVKLYIDRLKKIQLEFYKQGFTLIGLNGNDTIQLPTEGFENMKVFAKLNELNFPYLWDSTQDVTRSFGINKTPMAFLIDTEGIVRYKGMIDDHPHNPSAVKGNYLTKAIASLMKGQEIYPQETESTGTYLVWRN; encoded by the coding sequence ATGAATAAATTAGAAACAATCAATACTCCTGTGGGAAGTTATGCACCAGATTTTGAACTACCAGGAATTGATGAGCAAGTACATCACCTAAGCCGTTATTTAAAGAAATTTCATGCAGTTGGTGTCATTTCGATGTCTAACTATTGTCCCTATGTAAAATTGTATATAGATAGGCTCAAAAAAATTCAGCTAGAGTTTTACAAACAAGGTTTCACACTCATTGGTTTGAATGGTAATGATACCATTCAACTGCCAACAGAAGGTTTTGAAAATATGAAGGTTTTCGCGAAACTCAATGAGTTGAACTTCCCTTATTTATGGGACTCTACCCAAGATGTAACTCGTAGCTTTGGTATTAACAAAACACCAATGGCTTTCTTAATAGACACAGAAGGTATAGTGCGCTACAAAGGAATGATTGATGATCATCCCCATAACCCATCAGCAGTGAAGGGAAATTATCTAACCAAGGCGATCGCCTCACTCATGAAAGGTCAAGAAATTTATCCCCAAGAAACTGAATCCACAGGTACTTATTTGGTATGGCGTAATTGA
- a CDS encoding alpha/beta fold hydrolase gives MTSSTSAIALTPTKTWIWQGFSICYQSQGSTGPAVVFVHGFGASWWHWRKNMPILAQNCRVYAIDLIGFGASAKPKPGENITYTFETWGQQVADFCREVVGEPAFLVGNSIGCIVVMQTAVSNPEIALGVALLNCSLRLLHDRKRGTLPWHRRLGAPLVQHLLSFKPIGEFFFNQIAKPKTVRKVLLQAYANSAMVTEELVDILISPASDPGAAAVFLAFTSYSQGPLPEDLLPQLPCPAIILWGTADRWEPIELGRELANFPQVQKFIPLEGVGHCPQDEAPELVNPILQDWIWERTRIQDSDFGK, from the coding sequence ATGACTTCCTCCACTTCAGCGATCGCACTTACTCCAACAAAAACCTGGATTTGGCAAGGCTTTTCTATTTGCTATCAATCTCAAGGAAGCACTGGCCCGGCGGTAGTCTTTGTGCATGGCTTTGGAGCTTCGTGGTGGCATTGGCGGAAAAACATGCCGATACTGGCACAAAATTGTCGTGTTTATGCAATTGATCTGATCGGCTTTGGTGCTTCCGCTAAACCCAAACCAGGGGAGAATATTACTTATACCTTTGAAACTTGGGGACAACAAGTAGCTGATTTTTGCCGTGAAGTGGTAGGAGAGCCTGCTTTTTTAGTTGGAAATTCCATCGGTTGTATTGTAGTTATGCAAACAGCTGTCAGCAACCCTGAAATTGCTTTAGGAGTAGCATTATTAAACTGTTCCTTGCGGCTGTTGCATGATCGTAAACGCGGGACTTTACCTTGGCATCGCCGTTTAGGAGCGCCTCTTGTGCAACATCTCCTATCTTTTAAGCCAATTGGCGAATTTTTTTTCAATCAAATTGCTAAACCAAAAACTGTACGTAAAGTTCTACTGCAAGCCTATGCAAATTCTGCAATGGTGACAGAAGAACTGGTGGATATTCTTATCTCTCCTGCAAGTGATCCAGGTGCAGCTGCGGTGTTTCTTGCTTTTACTTCTTATTCCCAAGGGCCTCTACCAGAAGACCTTTTACCTCAACTGCCTTGTCCAGCAATTATTTTGTGGGGAACAGCTGACCGTTGGGAACCAATTGAGTTAGGTAGAGAATTAGCCAACTTTCCACAAGTGCAAAAGTTTATACCTTTGGAAGGCGTAGGACATTGTCCCCAGGATGAAGCCCCGGAGTTGGTAAATCCGATTTTACAGGACTGGATATGGGAAAGAACAAGAATTCAGGATTCAGACTTTGGAAAATAA
- a CDS encoding LCP family protein codes for MTIQRGSASENHSKPRPKSSRRKVNRPKSGRWLWFLMGMGGIAMVSATAGAFLAVSLNSTPLMQANLSADEAAVFDGDRISGGGLRFSELTRPVNILVMGMSVLPPDVQNAPEETKNLGYLPQINSFDGLSDVMLLIRFDPEKKKLIMLSIPRDTRVEIEGHGIKKINAANVQGGPALTAKTVSNLLDGVGIDRYVRINILGVAKLIDALGGVTVYVPRDMKYQDDSQHLYINLKKGKQHLNGDQTLQLLRFRHDENGDIGRIQRQQMVMRALIDQALNPATMAQLPNILNVVKEHIDTNLTVEELVALVGFGARTNRSNMLQLMLPGRFSEKGEYSASYWIPDSDRIATTMAQHFDIQSSDQQQAVDPTYLRVAIQDSTGSDNTNLRPLIRSLQKAGYRNVYIAKSWGEPLEVTHIVAQQGDGNSAESIRNTLGFGEVRVESTGNLYSDISIQVGKDWLEQKDLFEQPVQP; via the coding sequence GTGACCATTCAAAGAGGTTCGGCGTCAGAAAACCATTCTAAGCCCCGCCCTAAATCCAGCCGCAGAAAGGTTAATCGTCCAAAATCGGGACGTTGGCTATGGTTTTTGATGGGTATGGGCGGTATCGCGATGGTATCAGCCACAGCTGGAGCATTTTTGGCAGTTTCTTTAAACAGTACACCTCTCATGCAAGCCAATCTGAGTGCGGATGAGGCAGCTGTTTTTGATGGTGATCGCATTTCTGGAGGTGGGCTGCGATTCTCAGAATTAACACGCCCCGTTAATATCCTAGTTATGGGGATGAGTGTACTACCACCAGATGTCCAAAATGCACCAGAAGAAACCAAAAATTTGGGATATCTACCCCAAATTAATTCCTTTGATGGTCTTTCTGATGTCATGCTCTTGATCAGGTTTGATCCAGAAAAGAAAAAATTGATCATGCTTTCCATTCCTAGAGATACTCGTGTAGAAATTGAAGGGCATGGCATTAAAAAAATTAATGCTGCGAATGTTCAAGGAGGGCCTGCTCTCACTGCTAAAACCGTTAGTAACCTTTTGGATGGAGTAGGAATTGATCGCTATGTTCGTATCAATATCTTGGGAGTTGCCAAGCTAATTGATGCTTTGGGAGGTGTAACTGTTTATGTCCCCCGAGATATGAAGTATCAAGATGATTCACAGCATCTGTACATCAATTTAAAGAAAGGAAAGCAGCATCTCAATGGCGATCAAACGCTGCAACTTTTGCGTTTTCGTCATGATGAAAATGGGGATATTGGCAGAATTCAGCGGCAACAAATGGTAATGCGAGCATTGATAGATCAAGCTCTCAACCCTGCAACAATGGCACAACTACCCAATATTCTCAACGTAGTTAAAGAACACATTGATACTAACTTGACAGTTGAAGAATTAGTAGCATTAGTGGGATTTGGAGCGAGAACAAATCGTTCTAACATGTTGCAGTTGATGCTACCTGGTCGTTTTAGCGAAAAAGGAGAGTATAGCGCTAGCTACTGGATACCAGATAGCGATCGCATTGCCACCACAATGGCACAGCATTTTGATATACAATCGTCTGATCAACAGCAAGCAGTAGATCCAACATATTTGCGAGTAGCTATTCAAGACAGTACTGGCAGCGATAATACTAATCTCAGACCACTAATTAGAAGCCTGCAAAAAGCTGGTTATCGCAATGTCTACATAGCTAAAAGCTGGGGTGAACCATTAGAAGTCACTCACATTGTTGCTCAACAAGGAGATGGTAACAGTGCCGAATCAATTCGTAACACTCTAGGATTTGGAGAAGTGCGAGTAGAAAGTACTGGTAATCTCTATTCTGATATCAGTATTCAAGTCGGTAAAGATTGGTTAGAACAAAAAGATTTGTTTGAACAGCCAGTTCAACCCTAA
- a CDS encoding AI-2E family transporter has protein sequence MQTRKLLNWWQALTPLARFGAIALFAPLLVLNGWALSVIFHYFHSLIVILVGASVLAFLLNYPVSWMERHGARREQVAILVFLLALSILLALGLTLVPLALTQAQQLVARLPELIDSGRSQLMILNEKAESMGLPINLDALLVQINDRVKGQLQAIAGQVLNLAVVTFTSLLDFLLTMVLTFYLLQHGDELWQSLVSWLPSKFREAFSQTVRLSFQNFFITQLILSTCMASALIPTFLWLKVPFGLLFGLSIGIMALVPYGGSVGIALTTLLVSLQDVWMGARVLIAAVIVQQILENLIGPRILGSFTGLNPVWALISVLTGARIGGLLGVILAVPTAVVIKTALSALRPDVASNYSETGDVTTPSSDQGEEVCRKQIGETANVRSLEVGTPVTPEASPPTA, from the coding sequence ATGCAGACACGCAAGCTCTTAAACTGGTGGCAAGCACTCACACCATTGGCACGATTTGGTGCGATCGCTTTATTTGCTCCGCTTTTGGTGCTGAATGGCTGGGCACTTTCAGTCATTTTCCATTACTTTCACTCGCTGATTGTTATCTTGGTGGGAGCCTCCGTACTAGCGTTTCTGCTCAATTATCCTGTAAGTTGGATGGAACGTCATGGTGCTAGGCGAGAGCAAGTAGCCATTTTAGTGTTTTTACTGGCTTTGTCGATTTTATTAGCACTAGGTTTGACTCTCGTCCCACTAGCTCTAACCCAAGCCCAGCAATTAGTGGCACGTTTACCGGAGTTAATTGACTCTGGACGCTCCCAATTGATGATTTTGAATGAAAAAGCTGAAAGCATGGGCTTACCCATCAACCTTGATGCTCTCTTAGTACAAATCAATGATCGTGTCAAGGGACAATTGCAGGCGATCGCTGGACAAGTTTTAAATCTAGCGGTTGTTACCTTCACCAGTCTATTGGACTTTTTGCTGACAATGGTTTTGACTTTTTATCTGTTGCAGCATGGGGATGAACTTTGGCAAAGTCTAGTTAGTTGGCTACCCAGCAAATTTCGTGAGGCTTTTTCTCAAACTGTACGTCTGAGCTTTCAAAATTTCTTTATTACTCAGCTAATTTTATCTACCTGTATGGCTTCAGCCCTAATTCCAACTTTTTTATGGCTGAAAGTACCATTTGGTTTGCTATTTGGCTTAAGTATTGGGATTATGGCTCTTGTTCCCTATGGTGGATCTGTGGGTATTGCCTTGACTACTTTGTTGGTATCGCTACAAGATGTTTGGATGGGAGCAAGAGTGTTGATTGCGGCAGTTATAGTACAACAAATTTTAGAAAACTTGATCGGCCCAAGAATACTAGGCAGCTTCACTGGGTTAAATCCAGTTTGGGCGTTAATTTCGGTTTTAACAGGGGCAAGAATAGGTGGTTTGTTGGGCGTCATTTTGGCAGTGCCTACTGCCGTTGTCATTAAGACAGCTTTGAGTGCTTTACGTCCTGATGTTGCATCTAATTACAGCGAGACAGGGGATGTCACCACTCCCAGTTCTGATCAAGGGGAAGAAGTATGTCGTAAACAAATAGGTGAAACAGCAAATGTGCGATCGCTAGAAGTAGGCACACCTGTGACACCAGAAGCATCTCCTCCGACTGCTTAG
- a CDS encoding serpin family protein translates to MKQKFGSSWEKFLQRRYAVRLGRRYALAAASVVLMGVIGCTQVDGNTKVYAQSGVPRSESLAQKSVLPDTKLILANTKFGFKLFEEILKQESNKNVFISPASVAIALDMTYNGANGSTQQAMVKTLELQGLSLQEINSSNAALKQILENPDPQIQLSIANSLWANQEFKFKPDFIKKSQEFYQANVTNLNFQDPNSVSTINNWVNENTRGRIDKIIESIEPDQILFLLNAIYFKGKWTNEFDKQQTVQQPFYLTSGTQKQHPMMSQKGKYKYYENEQFQAVSLPYGKDAKLSFYVFLPKQNSHLKTFYQNLNADNWEKWMSQFSQQEGFIRLPRFKMDYDVTLNTALKALGMGEAFTNQADFSNMGLNLAISEVKHKTFVEVNEEGTEAAATTSVGVTQVSLPVNKPFQMIVDRPFFCAIRDNQTGSILFMGSILDP, encoded by the coding sequence ATGAAGCAGAAATTTGGTAGTTCTTGGGAAAAATTCCTACAAAGACGTTATGCCGTGCGTTTGGGAAGGCGCTACGCTCTGGCAGCTGCTAGTGTGGTTTTAATGGGTGTGATTGGATGTACCCAAGTTGATGGTAATACAAAAGTTTATGCCCAATCCGGTGTACCTCGCTCAGAATCTCTTGCTCAAAAATCTGTCTTGCCTGATACTAAACTTATTCTAGCTAACACCAAATTTGGCTTCAAACTTTTTGAAGAAATTCTTAAACAAGAGAGCAACAAAAATGTATTTATTTCACCTGCCAGTGTAGCGATCGCTTTAGATATGACCTACAACGGTGCTAACGGCAGTACTCAACAAGCAATGGTCAAAACACTGGAATTACAGGGATTAAGTTTACAGGAAATTAATTCCTCTAACGCAGCGTTAAAACAGATTTTAGAAAATCCAGATCCACAAATTCAATTGAGTATTGCTAACTCTCTTTGGGCTAATCAAGAATTTAAATTTAAACCTGATTTTATTAAGAAAAGTCAGGAATTCTACCAAGCAAATGTAACGAATTTAAACTTTCAAGATCCAAACTCCGTGAGCACGATTAATAACTGGGTAAACGAAAATACTCGTGGCAGAATTGACAAGATTATTGAATCAATAGAACCAGACCAAATATTATTCCTGCTGAATGCCATTTATTTTAAAGGCAAATGGACAAACGAATTTGATAAACAACAAACTGTCCAACAACCTTTTTATCTGACATCTGGTACTCAGAAACAACATCCAATGATGTCACAAAAAGGTAAATATAAATACTATGAAAACGAACAATTTCAAGCAGTGAGTTTACCCTATGGTAAAGATGCTAAGCTCAGTTTTTATGTCTTTTTGCCAAAACAGAATTCTCATCTGAAAACTTTTTATCAAAATCTCAATGCTGATAACTGGGAAAAATGGATGTCCCAGTTTAGTCAGCAAGAAGGTTTTATTCGCCTACCCCGCTTCAAAATGGATTATGACGTAACACTTAACACTGCTTTAAAAGCATTAGGTATGGGTGAGGCTTTTACTAACCAAGCTGATTTTTCTAACATGGGGTTAAACCTTGCAATTAGCGAAGTTAAGCATAAAACCTTTGTGGAAGTAAACGAAGAGGGAACAGAAGCTGCTGCAACTACTTCTGTAGGCGTTACCCAAGTATCTTTGCCTGTTAATAAACCATTCCAAATGATTGTTGATCGTCCGTTTTTCTGTGCAATTCGCGACAACCAAACTGGAAGCATTTTATTTATGGGTTCAATTTTAGACCCGTAA
- a CDS encoding S8 family serine peptidase, with translation MVKKISWIIWGLSVSCLSVPVLALENTISTNGIDALKLHKLPYNLIGRKIAIGQVEIGRPGKFGVDKAVSKNRSVNIAGVFLRNSPAKSNTGVDPHAYNVAGVMISTDKAFPGVAPGARLYSSAVGSTKMGQPEECLSAQHIALQNGGDVRAINFSFGEPLNRDPRPDAVLDGNALLTQCIDWSTRAHNVLYVIAGNQGKGGIPIPTDNFNGVNVAFSSRRGGIFNKVDVSNLVATSEAMTLRLSGKEINLGPRGTISIVAPGSNIPSLNPDGKINKVTGTSFAAPHVTATVALLQEFGDRQLRTKQSNWSVASRQHEVMKAVLLNSAEKIQDIGDGLRLGMTRTLINKQNQDWLASEAYKNPKQPLDPQMGTGHLNAYRAYEQFSAGQWQPSQSVPAIGWNYNTINAGSSVEYVLAKPLQQNSFISITLAWDRLVELNDKNNNNQFDTGEDFRDRGLNNLDIYLVKADEKSPNTETVCASISEVDSVEHIFCPVPSTGKYKIRVQFQNQLNEPTQPYALAWWTLGKRD, from the coding sequence ATGGTAAAAAAAATTAGCTGGATAATTTGGGGCTTAAGTGTTTCCTGTTTGAGTGTGCCGGTGTTAGCTTTGGAAAACACCATTAGTACTAACGGCATTGATGCTCTTAAGTTACATAAGCTTCCGTATAATCTCATAGGTCGCAAGATTGCTATTGGTCAGGTGGAAATTGGACGTCCTGGTAAGTTTGGTGTGGACAAAGCGGTTTCTAAAAATCGCTCTGTAAATATAGCAGGTGTCTTTTTACGCAATAGCCCTGCTAAATCAAATACAGGTGTAGATCCTCACGCTTATAATGTTGCTGGTGTGATGATTAGTACAGATAAAGCCTTTCCAGGAGTAGCTCCAGGAGCGCGGCTGTATTCATCTGCTGTGGGTTCCACTAAAATGGGTCAGCCAGAAGAATGCTTGTCTGCACAGCACATCGCCTTACAGAACGGTGGTGATGTTCGCGCCATTAACTTTAGCTTTGGCGAACCTCTAAACCGCGATCCGCGACCGGATGCTGTTTTGGATGGTAACGCCTTACTAACCCAATGTATTGACTGGTCGACTCGCGCTCACAACGTTTTGTATGTAATCGCTGGCAATCAGGGTAAAGGAGGAATTCCTATCCCTACCGATAATTTTAATGGAGTTAACGTGGCTTTTTCCTCTCGTCGGGGAGGAATTTTTAATAAAGTAGATGTTTCTAATTTAGTAGCTACATCTGAGGCAATGACTCTGCGTCTATCTGGCAAGGAAATTAATCTTGGTCCACGTGGAACAATTAGTATAGTTGCTCCTGGTAGTAATATTCCTTCGCTTAATCCTGATGGCAAAATCAACAAAGTCACAGGCACAAGTTTTGCAGCACCTCACGTTACAGCTACAGTTGCTTTATTACAAGAATTTGGTGATAGACAATTACGCACAAAACAATCCAATTGGAGTGTTGCTTCTCGCCAACATGAAGTTATGAAAGCTGTCTTATTAAACTCAGCCGAAAAAATTCAAGACATCGGCGATGGTTTGCGGCTAGGAATGACCAGAACACTCATTAATAAACAAAATCAAGACTGGCTAGCTTCTGAGGCTTATAAAAATCCCAAACAACCTTTAGATCCTCAAATGGGAACAGGTCATTTAAATGCCTATCGAGCTTACGAACAATTTAGTGCGGGTCAATGGCAACCATCACAATCTGTACCTGCAATTGGTTGGAACTATAATACTATCAATGCTGGTTCGTCTGTGGAATATGTTTTAGCTAAACCATTACAGCAGAATAGTTTTATCTCCATAACCTTGGCTTGGGACAGGTTGGTAGAACTCAACGATAAAAATAATAATAATCAATTTGATACGGGGGAAGATTTTCGCGATCGCGGTTTAAATAACCTTGATATCTATCTAGTCAAAGCCGATGAAAAAAGTCCAAATACAGAGACTGTTTGCGCCTCCATTAGCGAAGTCGATAGTGTAGAACATATTTTTTGTCCTGTCCCTTCTACTGGTAAGTATAAAATTCGTGTCCAGTTTCAGAACCAACTCAATGAACCCACTCAACCTTATGCTTTAGCTTGGTGGACTCTGGGAAAAAGGGACTAG